The Bacteroidales bacterium genome includes the window CATTGATGGACAGTTTACTAAATAGGGTAAAATTTGTTACAATTTATAAAGATAAAAGGCTGTTTCAAAACCCGAATATTATTGATTATCAGCGAAACGAAGAATACTTAAAATTCAATTTATTACTTCGCTCAGACAATACGATATTAGTTTTGAAACAGCCTTAAAATATGTTTGTTAAAAAATTAAGCACTAATCATCATTGGCATTAAGAGCATCAAGATGTCCTCATCTGCATTCTCATTAACCAATGGGAAGATTAAACCAGCCCTTGAAGGATCTGAAAGCGATAGAACCACATCAGAAGTTGATATATTCGCTAAAATCTCAATAAGGAAAACAGATTTAAATCCGATTTCCATCTCATCACCATCGTATTGGCATTTAAGTCTTTCGTAAGCTGATATTGAGAAGTCGAGATCCTGAGCCGAAACCGTAAGCTGATTACCGCCAAGGCTTAATTTAATAAGATTACTTGCCTGATTTGCATAAACAGCAACCCTACGAAGTCCATTATATAACTCAACCCTATCAATTGAAAGTTTATTTGGGTTATCAGCAGGTATAACTGAGTTATAGTTTGGATATGAACCTTCTACCAAGCGACAAACTAATGTGTAGTTTGACATGGTAAATAGGGCGTTCTTATCATCAAATTCTAAGATAATTGCACCTGATTCTTTTCCAAGAATATTTTTAAGTAATGCTGCTGGTTTTTTTGGAAGGATAAATGATGCTTCGGATTCCGATTGAACATCTTTACGTCTATATCTAACCAACTTATGAGCATCAGAAGCTACAAAAGAAAGGCTATCAGTAGCTAATTCCATAAGGATTCCATTCATTACAGGACGTAACTCATCATCGGCGGTTGCAAAAATGGTTTTTGATATTCCGCTTAAAAGAAGATCCGCTGCTACTTTAACTGTAACCTTACGATCTGGTTTAAGTTCGGCGCGTACTGGGAAATCTTCTGCAGGTTGCCCAACAATATTAAATTGTCCATTCTCAGAGTTAACAACAACTGCAAGGTTTGTGTTATTAATATCAAAAGTTAAAGGTTGCTCGGAGAATTCCTTAAGAGTATCAACAAGAATACGGAAAGGAATAGCGATAGAGCCCTCTTCCATAACATTTTCGAGATGTAACCGGGTGGATAGGGTGGTTTCCAGATCCGATGCGGTTATCTCAAGCTCATTCCCCTCGAGCTTGAAAAGAAAATTATCGAGGATAGGCAGGGTGTTTTTATTGCTAATTACCCTACTAACAATGCTAAGATGACTTAACAGTTCGGTACTTGAAACTACAAATTTCATCTGATATATTTTTAAATGATTATTTAAAGTTAAATGTTATTTGAAATTTATTTTTACCCCAAATTATATCTTTTCACTTAAAGCATAAAGAGTTTCTGGGTCAAAATCTGCTTCATTATCCCATTCAATAGTATCAAAACTTAAATGAACAGTATTAAACTTATCTACATTTCTAAGTTCCTTGAATATACCCTGATTTAAGTATGGATTCATATCGAATTTTCGCTTTTCACCATTTTCAAAAGTAAGCAAAAGCTTAAAATTATTAATCGGTTCAACTTTTTTAACAGCTAAATACATTACAATTTTATTTAAGTGGTTCAATAGTAAAAGGTTTCTCACCATTTTGGCAAAGTTTCCAATCGGCTATTAACTCATCTTTATGTATCTCAATCCATGCTAAAACTAGTTTAATTTGTTTAGTAGGCAAACTTCCCTGTATTAAATCTCCATTAATAATCTCAATTCGGCTGTACTATCTTGATAATACACATGAATATGCGGTGGGTTATGTTCGTTAGGTGCGTAATACATCCTCACAATAATTCCAAAAAACATTGACAACGTTGGCATATCCAATTTTTATACAACAAAGATACAACTCATTTAATCCTATTTCAAAACTCTTTCTCAAACTCTGATTTAAAAACACACTCTATTTCCAATCTCTTTATCTTTGATAATCAAAGAAATCACCTCTCAGAATTCACGAGTCAATAATACAAATTTTTATGCACAAGGGCAAAGGTATATCTAGTTTTTCAATCTAAAAGACGATAAGTCCTTAAGTACAGGGTCAAATGCCACATAATTAGCAATGGCTATGATTGCATCATTGTTAAAAGAAATATACAATCGATTAAGATCGAACTTAACTGTTCGTCCAAATTCATCCCTATATTCGTCAACCGGGATTGGATACGTTTTTAGAACAAGTTTGTTTCTGTTTGTAAGGGTAATTGTAAATATTTGTTCGGGTTGGGATAGAACAATAGCGGCTCTCTCTTCTACTGAGGACTTATTCAGAAGTCTTTCATACGATAAATCACTCAAACCAAAAATAAAGTTGACAACGCGGGAAGTATCAAATTTACTAACATTCTCATCAAAATAGGTGGCTTTTAGGTGAACGCCTTTTTCATCCAATGAAACTGAAAATGATTTTTCGGGGCTATTAGGTATTTCGACATCGATATGCGATATCTGCTTAATATCAGCAATAAACAGCCGATTACTTTTCCAATAATCAGGATCAATTACAAATAGTGATGATAAATCACCCTTGAAACCTGGTAACTTGAGCGTATATGCCGTTCGATATTTCTTTAGTTTTCCAATAGCCCCCAAGTCCAAAGTTTTTGTTGATAGTACAGAGTACGATTTTACAATCTCATCATCATTAAATAGTTCAACGCTTAAACCATCTGATGAAATTAAATCTGATAAACTATCGGAAACAGCTTTTGGAAGAGTGGATCCTATATCTACTAGCATTAAAACCTTCATTAACGCCTTTATGGCATCTGTTCTTGTAGAGATAGTATTATTTAGTAGCCATCCCCGCTCTGTACGGTTTAATGTAATTGTAATTGAGTCTTTACTGAGAACTATTTTATTGATAATAGATG containing:
- the dnaN gene encoding DNA polymerase III subunit beta; its protein translation is MKFVVSSTELLSHLSIVSRVISNKNTLPILDNFLFKLEGNELEITASDLETTLSTRLHLENVMEEGSIAIPFRILVDTLKEFSEQPLTFDINNTNLAVVVNSENGQFNIVGQPAEDFPVRAELKPDRKVTVKVAADLLLSGISKTIFATADDELRPVMNGILMELATDSLSFVASDAHKLVRYRRKDVQSESEASFILPKKPAALLKNILGKESGAIILEFDDKNALFTMSNYTLVCRLVEGSYPNYNSVIPADNPNKLSIDRVELYNGLRRVAVYANQASNLIKLSLGGNQLTVSAQDLDFSISAYERLKCQYDGDEMEIGFKSVFLIEILANISTSDVVLSLSDPSRAGLIFPLVNENADEDILMLLMPMMISA
- a CDS encoding DUF2442 domain-containing protein, producing MYLAVKKVEPINNFKLLLTFENGEKRKFDMNPYLNQGIFKELRNVDKFNTVHLSFDTIEWDNEADFDPETLYALSEKI